The following proteins come from a genomic window of Budorcas taxicolor isolate Tak-1 chromosome 24, Takin1.1, whole genome shotgun sequence:
- the CLN8 gene encoding protein CLN8: MSLLGAGALDLDYTSGQVRGALVAAGCAFYLGVFVVCHWLSSFLNATYRSLAAREQVFWNLAATRAVFGIQGTAAGLWALLLDPVLQADKALGQQDWCWFHITTATGFFFFENLALHVSNALFRTFDGFLAVHHLFAFLGYLGCTVNLQAGHYLPMVTLLLEMSTPFTCISWMLLKAGCAHSRLWRLNQWAMVHLFHCRMVLTYHMWWVCLGHWGRLARSLFLPHLALFVVGLALLTLLINPYWTRKKTQQLLNPVDWNFAPGRPNGPVQPKKAR; this comes from the exons ATGAGCCTCCTGGGCGCTGGTGCCCTTGACCTGGACTACACCTCTGGGCAGGTCCGCGGGGCACTGGTGGCTGCGGGCTGTGCCTTCTACCTGGGCGTCTTCGTGGTCTGCCACTGGCTGTCCTCCTTCCTGAACGCCACCTACCGCTCGCTGGCGGCCCGTGAGCAGGTCTTCTGGAACCTGGCGGCCACACGCGCGGTCTTCGGCATCCAGGGCACCGCGGCGGGGCTGTGGGCGCTGCTGCTGGACCCCGTGCTCCAGGCCGACAAGGCGCTCGGCCAGCAGGACTGGTGCTGGTTCCACATCACCACGGCCACCGGCTTCTTCTTCTTCGAGAACCTCGCCCTTCACGTGTCCAACGCGCTCTTCCGCACCTTCGACGGCTTCCTGGCCGTGCACCACCTCTTCGCCTTCCTGGGGTATCTCGGCTGCACAGTCAACCTCCAAGCCGGCCACTACCTGCCCATGGTCACGCTGCTCCTGGAGATGAGCACGCCGttcacctgcatctcctggatgCTGCTGAAG GCTGGCTGCGCGCACTCGCGGCTCTGGAGGCTGAACCAGTGGGCCATGGTGCACCTGTTCCACTGCCGCATGGTGCTCACCTACCACATGTGGTGGGTCTGCCTGGGCCACTGGGGCCGCCTGGCCCGCAGCCTCTTCCTGCCGCACCTGGCACTCTTCGTGGTCGGCTTGGCCCTCCTCACGCTGCTCATCAACCCCTACTGGACCCGCAAGAAGACGCAGCAACTGctcaaccccgtggactggaacTTCGCGCCTGGCCGCCCCAATGGACCGGTGCAGCCCAAGAAGGCCAGGTAG